The Gimesia chilikensis genome contains the following window.
ACCGGCTCGTTGTTCAGACGATTCAGATAGCCGTTGGTCTGCTGGTCGAACAGACGCTGCAAGCCGTCATCCAGCATCGGCATCGAGATGCTCAGAGCCCGACGGATTTTGCGGGTGTGCAGAGAAGTTTCTCCGTTGGCAAAACCGGTGGCCCGTTCATTCATCACGGTAGCCCGGGGCAGCAGGGGAACAGTCAGTTCGAATTGCTTGGCCAGACGCTGTACGAATTCCAGCGGACTGATGCGTTCGCCACCAGCCACATGGAAGGTTCCAGTCAGACGTTCCTGGTAAGCGTGTTCGATAATCGCGGCCAGGTCGGTGGCCAGCAGCGGAGTACCGTGCCGATAGCAGTCGAGGTCGGAATAACTTCCGTCCTGCAGTGACTGCACCAGCTGCTCAACTTGTCCCGTACCGTAGGCGGTGGGAGTCCAGCCGAATACGTTGGTGCGGATAATCAATGTATTGTTGCAGAGACTGACTTCACGTTCGATGGCCCGTACCAGTTCGGCTTCGGGGCTTTCGCACATGCCCTGGCAGTCCTCTTCGTGGAACATCCAGGGACCGGTGAAGACGGCGTCTGACGAGATATGTGTGAATCGGGCGGAGTGCAGTTCCGCGGCACTGACCCAGTTACGTGCTGCCAGCACGGGGTCTTTGGTGGAAAACTTCGCAGGGTCAACCGACCAGGAAGAATTCGCTGCGACTCCACAATAGACAACCCAGTCGGGACGAACCACGGACATCCAGTGCTGTGTCGTTTCGACATCATCTTCCTGGTAAGTGTGTGTTTCGCATCCCTGCAGGGAAACTGGTGTAGCTGAAGTTAATCCGACAACCCGATATCGACTGGATAAGCAGGTTGCTATATTTGCTCCGGCAACCGTATCAAGTCCAATAACCAGAACTGTTTCCACGCCGCGCCTCCATGCTTAGACGTTGTTGTATTTCTGTCAGTAAACTCTAAATCGTATCTGCTTTTCAATCTCATATCTCTCTCAACTCATTGAGAGGGACCCATCATATAGGTGATGGTGAAACTCAAAAGTCCGTCTCGCCCGTCAATCCATTTGACTCGCGAGAGGCGGATTATAGAGGGCACTCCCGATTTTCACCAACCCCAATTTGAGAGAGAATTTTTGCGACCGAATTCCCCCCTGATCAGCCCGGGGCAGAATGCGACTTGCATCAATCATTGCTGAATCATTTCCTTATAGAGAGCCGTCTGTTCCCGTTCTGAAATGACCTGAATTCAGTGGGTCTTATATGAGAAAACGAAAATATTTTTTTAAAAAGGATCTAAAATCAGAAAAAAGATTAAAGGTTTTTGGTTTGTGCGCTTTCTTTCGTATTGACCTCAATTTCAAAAAGCAATATCTTCCCGCCTCACATTCGTGATCACTGCGCCTGGTTCACAGGTTGATCACACACCTCCCACACTGATTCCCATCAATCGATTTCAGATTGCACTTCGTTTTTGTCAAAGTCGTGTTTCATTCGCTCTCAAAATGAAACGCAGCGCGACACCATATTCGTTCTTACATATAAAGACTGTTTAATCATGTCTGTTTCGCGTCAACTGCCGGATTACCCGATATTGCTGTCAGGAGTAGCTGCTCCTGTCGTGAAGGGTTTGCGCGAAATGGGACTGCCTGTCACAGAGCTGCATGATGACCTGGCCCAACTCTCAGGCTATCAGTCATCCAGCTGGAATCTGTTGCTGGTGGGTTCACAAAAAGCTTTCAACGTTCGAGATCGACAGTTGCTCTCTCACTGTCGGATTCCGTTGATTGACCTGGCGGAATTCACCAGTAAACAGGCGCAGGCACGCACCCGGGACGAAATGCATCAGAAATCGTCACACGGAATCGAACAATTCAATGCTGCATTTGTCATCCGACTCAAAGACCGGTTACAGCAAACCGGCGGCGTCTGGATTCGACTCAGCGATTATCCTTATCCCTTCCAGGGAGTCATCTGCTACGGTGAATCCGATCTGGGACGGGATTTCCTTGAATACACAAATGTGATGAGCCCCCTGCCGGTGACCCTCGATCACCTGCATCTGAATGCAGAAGCAGCCTGGATGAACCGGGCGAACGAGGAATCGGCCCGCAAACTTCGCGTGGAACTGGTCAGCAGCTACCGTCAGGGACTGCCGGTCTCGCTGACCTCAATCGAATCGCGGAATCAGCTCAAGACATTATTTGAAAACATCAATCTGGACCGCAAACAGATGCCGCTGGTCTGGGTGACTTCACTGACTACGTTTTTCCGCTGGTGGAACCTGCGTCGCGAACTCTCGGTGAGTATCAACCGCCGGAACGCTTCCTGGGAAACCATTATCTCCGGTCAGTTTGAAGGCTTTCACCCCGGTCTGCAGATCTGGAAAGGTCGCCACTCCGCAACCGTGGCACTTTCGCGGGGCGTAAATGAAATCAGAGACGAACTACTCGCACTGGCGATGAATCAGGAACGTCATCCCGGTGGTTTTACAGCACATTGGGCCGGCTCGAAGTCGAGCGTAATCCCTCTGGGCTGGAATCGATCGGCGGCATCGGCTGCCTCTTAAGCGTAAGAACTATTCCACATCAAAGAATGATTATCAGCGATTGAATTTTTCAGTCGCTCCATTGTTGAAGAAAAGGATTGAACTCATGAAACGTTTCGGAATTACAATGCTGGGTATCGCATTGATCGCTCTGACAACAGGTTGCCAGTGTGGACGTTACGGTAGCTGCGGCAGCTGTAACTATGGTCCTTCCATGGCACCAGTCATGCCCTTTGGTGGCGGTGGATGCTCAACCGGTAACTGTGGTGTCGGTGCTCCGACTTACGCACCTCAGGGAGCCTACAACACCTACGATACTTATCAGTCCACTGCAGCTGCTCCTGTCATCCAGGGATCAGTACCAGCTACCGCTTCTGCTCCACTTGACCCGCTGCCCATGTATTAAGATGCATGTGGTAGCGGCTGTGCAGTGGCGTCTGGTCGTCTCGGCCTGAGACGGGTCGACAGGCACGACAACACGTTCGTGGCCTGCGCCGTGGCTGACCAGACGCTGGAAAAAACGCGAACAATGCCATTGTTCGCGGGGATAAGGATTGTATCTCCCGTTCGGCCTTGCTATACAGTTAGTTATGTATATGGCGTCCCTCCCTGCGCGCTCTTCGCAGAGATCGGGGCACCCTCATCGACTGATTTCTGAACTGTGTATCATACCCCGCCGGGTACATCAAATTATGGCTGCGTTGCAAATCGTCAATTATCCCCATCCCGCCCTCCGCTGGAAATCCAAACCCATTAAAAGCATCACGCCTGAACTGCGCGATATCGTCAAAACGATGTTCGAGCTCATGTATCAGGCACGGGGCATCGGGCTGGCAGCCAACCAGGTTGCACTTCCGTATCGACTGTTTGTGATCAACCTGACTTCCGATCCCGGCGAAAAAGAGGAAGAGTTTGTCTTCATCAACCCGGAAATTACCAAACGCAAAGGGACGGCCGAAGGGGAAGAAGGCTGCCTGAGTCTCCCCCAGCTTTACGGCGACGTCAAACGTTCCGAAGAAATTACCGTGGAAGCTTACGATCTCAACGGACAGCTGTTTGAGATCACGCTCGACGATCTGGCGGCCCGCGCCGTACAGCATGAATACGATCACATCGAAGGCGTCATGTTTACGGATCGCATGGTCGAAGCCAAAAAGGCCGAACTGGAAGCCCAGATCGCCGACTTCGAAGCCCAGTTCCGTCATCAGCAGGATCGAGGCGAAATTGCTTCGGATGAAGAACTTCGCAAACAACTGGCCCAGCTCGAGCTGGAACTGGATTAACACAGCCCGTCATCCGCACCGAGATACTGTTTTCGTCCGGCAACTGCGCTTTCCCTGTCTTTAATGCCAGTCGGCGCAGCATGGCGAGTGCAGACTGAGGCTGACTCATCAGGAGGAGATTTCCCGTGCCTTTAAAAGTAGTCATGATGGGGACCGGCACCTTCGCGATTCCCGCGTTCCAGGCGCTCATTGATTCCGAGCATGAGGTTCTGGCCCTGTATACACAGCCCGATCGGACCGGTCGCGGACATCACCGCCACAAAAACCCGATGAAAGAGCTCGCCCTGGAACACGAGATCCCCGTCTTCCAGCCACCGAAAATCAATACCGCGGAAGCGCTCGAAGAACTCGACCAGTTACAGGCCGACGTCTACCTCGTCGCCGCGTACGGACAGATCCTCTCCCAGAAACTGCTCGATATGCCCCGCTGCGGTGCCTTTAATCTGCACGCGTCCCTGCTGCCAAAGTATCGCGGCGCCGCCCCGATTCTGTACGCCATCCAGAACGGCGAGACCCAAAGCGGCGTCTCGGTCTTCCGGATTGAACGCGCCCTCGACTCCGGCCCGATCGCCGGCATGGTCGAAACCGAAATCGGTCCCAAGGAAACAACGGGACAACTGCAGGATCGTCTCGCCGACCTCGCCGCACCGCTGGCCATGCAGTTACTGTCCGACATCGAAGCCGGCACTCTCGTCGAAACACCACAAAACCACGAGGAAGCCACCTTTGCGCCCACGCTGGACAAACAGGTCGGCGCGATTGACTGGAACCAGACCGCCGAACAGATTTCCTGGCACGTCCGGGCCATGCAACCCTGGCCCAGCCCGTTCTCCTTCCTTCAGCATCCGGGGCAGGATCCTCTGCGTCTGCAGATCCTGGATGTCGACCCGCTCACTCCGGAAGAACGGGAAGCCCTCGAACCGCAAGTCGATCCACAGGCGGCCGCTCCCGGAACAGTCGTCTTCGCCGACACCAGACACGTTGTCGTCAGTACAGGGTCGGGGTTGCTGCAGCTCAACCAGATTCAGCCGCAAGGTAAGCGGGCCATGCAGGTTAAGGAATTTCTCTGCGGTCGGAAAATCCATCCGGGGGACATTTTCGGTACTCCCGCCACTTGAGGTGGTCTTATGTATCGTCATTGCGGCTGAATCCTCAGGTTCACTCTTGCCGCATTTGCCGGTTTCTGAGATGATCCCGCCCCTGATCAGCAGGCGAACCTGGATTTAACACACAAGGAAGTGAGTGAGATGCGCCGAATCGTAGCCGCTTTGATTTTCATGATGATCGGAGCGGGTGGCATGTATGCCGCATTTGAATATCACATCGTACAGTCAAAGGAGGGCTGGCACCTGGTCCCCAAGTCACAGGCCGGTCTTCACGATACTTACGCTGACATCAGAAAATGGCAGGCGACCACCTGGAAAGACCATCCCCGGCTGGCCCAGTCACTGATCGATAATGGAAAAGGGAACCTCATTATTCAGTCCGCATCGAACGGATTCTTCGACGGTCTGTTTCCCGGCACGGATAAGCAGCGCTCCGCCGCCAATCCGGAATCCTCCCAGAAACGTTTATAACTGCGACTTACTGACAGATACTATCCCCGCTTACTGAGACCCGACTGCTCACCGTGAAAACCGAATTACCCGTCAGCCCGGATCAGACTCCCCACCGGAAGTCATGGCCCGCATTCAAAGCCCTCGCTCTGAATGTCTGTCTGACACTTTGTCTGTTTTCAGCCCAGGGCTGCCGGACCGCCGCGAAAAATCAGGCCGTCCATCTGCCCGCACGACACAGCGTCAGTGCCGAACAGCTGATCGTGCTCAGCGATTTCAAACTGGGGCAGGAGCATCCCCTGTTCCAGGATCTGATCCAGCTGCGGGAAGATGTTGCCGCCACCCTGAATATCCCCTTGAACAGCGAGCAGGTCACCGTCTATCTCTTTTCCAACCAGGAAGAGTACCGCAACTATCTCGATCTGACCTAC
Protein-coding sequences here:
- a CDS encoding sugar nucleotide-binding protein translates to METVLVIGLDTVAGANIATCLSSRYRVVGLTSATPVSLQGCETHTYQEDDVETTQHWMSVVRPDWVVYCGVAANSSWSVDPAKFSTKDPVLAARNWVSAAELHSARFTHISSDAVFTGPWMFHEEDCQGMCESPEAELVRAIEREVSLCNNTLIIRTNVFGWTPTAYGTGQVEQLVQSLQDGSYSDLDCYRHGTPLLATDLAAIIEHAYQERLTGTFHVAGGERISPLEFVQRLAKQFELTVPLLPRATVMNERATGFANGETSLHTRKIRRALSISMPMLDDGLQRLFDQQTNGYLNRLNNEPVRYYEQEIAA
- the def gene encoding peptide deformylase; its protein translation is MAALQIVNYPHPALRWKSKPIKSITPELRDIVKTMFELMYQARGIGLAANQVALPYRLFVINLTSDPGEKEEEFVFINPEITKRKGTAEGEEGCLSLPQLYGDVKRSEEITVEAYDLNGQLFEITLDDLAARAVQHEYDHIEGVMFTDRMVEAKKAELEAQIADFEAQFRHQQDRGEIASDEELRKQLAQLELELD
- the fmt gene encoding methionyl-tRNA formyltransferase, whose protein sequence is MPLKVVMMGTGTFAIPAFQALIDSEHEVLALYTQPDRTGRGHHRHKNPMKELALEHEIPVFQPPKINTAEALEELDQLQADVYLVAAYGQILSQKLLDMPRCGAFNLHASLLPKYRGAAPILYAIQNGETQSGVSVFRIERALDSGPIAGMVETEIGPKETTGQLQDRLADLAAPLAMQLLSDIEAGTLVETPQNHEEATFAPTLDKQVGAIDWNQTAEQISWHVRAMQPWPSPFSFLQHPGQDPLRLQILDVDPLTPEEREALEPQVDPQAAAPGTVVFADTRHVVVSTGSGLLQLNQIQPQGKRAMQVKEFLCGRKIHPGDIFGTPAT